A stretch of the Rosa rugosa chromosome 5, drRosRugo1.1, whole genome shotgun sequence genome encodes the following:
- the LOC133709959 gene encoding uncharacterized protein LOC133709959, whose protein sequence is MAGISGFRSLAPKTKNVIVAGGLTAFVFGVYFYTMRAVGGTDELQVAIDKFEGDKVQKQAEGSMPSKV, encoded by the coding sequence ATGGCTGGGATTTCGGGATTTAGGAGCCTTGCACCTAAAACAAAGAATGTTATAGTTGCTGGGGGCTTGACAGCTTTTGTCTTTGGCGTGTACTTCTACACCATGAGAGCTGTTGGAGGTACAGATGAACTACAAGTGGCTATAGATAAGTTTGAGGGAGACAAAGTCCAGAAACAGGCTGAAGGAAGCATGCCGTCAAAGGTTTGA